From a single Leptospirillum ferriphilum genomic region:
- a CDS encoding HD-GYP domain-containing protein, whose protein sequence is MKSDMTGTGYPRGLKGEQLSLGTRLFALIDTLDAMTSDRSYRKALPFDQALAKTVRMNGIQFDPLAIQAFLAEETTLREMVEAKCFLATIPSSKPTTMKGIGHDCH, encoded by the coding sequence ATGAAGAGCGATATGACGGGCACGGGTTATCCGCGCGGACTCAAGGGCGAGCAACTTTCTCTGGGGACGCGTTTGTTTGCGCTAATTGACACACTGGACGCGATGACTTCTGACCGTTCTTATCGCAAGGCGTTGCCATTCGATCAGGCACTGGCCAAAACCGTCAGAATGAACGGCATTCAATTCGACCCGCTGGCTATCCAGGCATTTCTGGCTGAAGAAACCACGTTGCGCGAAATGGTGGAAGCCAAGTGTTTTTTGGCAACGATTCCATCTTCAAAACCAACTACTATGAAAGGAATAGGTCATGACTGCCATTAA
- a CDS encoding YnfA family protein, with product MLDIAKTTALFVATALAEIVGCYLPWLVLKQDKTSWLFLPAAFSLALFAWLLTLHPSAAGRTYAAYGGVYIAVALAWLRIVDDVPLTRWDVAGALVALCGMAIISMQPVVRG from the coding sequence ATATTGGATATTGCAAAAACAACAGCACTTTTCGTAGCAACCGCCTTGGCTGAGATTGTTGGGTGCTACCTTCCATGGCTCGTGCTTAAACAAGACAAAACCTCGTGGCTGTTTTTGCCCGCCGCTTTCTCGCTCGCACTGTTCGCTTGGTTACTCACCCTGCACCCAAGTGCCGCAGGGCGAACGTATGCCGCCTATGGAGGCGTGTATATCGCCGTCGCCCTCGCTTGGCTCCGGATCGTGGACGATGTCCCCCTGACCAGATGGGATGTTGCGGGTGCCCTCGTCGCCCTCTGTGGCATGGCCATCATCTCTATGCAGCCGGTAGTAAGGGGCTAG
- a CDS encoding type II toxin-antitoxin system RelE/ParE family toxin, which translates to MIRLLEPAAQELDQAITWYNAQAPGLGDVFLIEVTKVFGLIERNPEAWHPLSESARRYRMARFPYGIIYTTDRNDLLVLAVAHLHRQPNYWRDRKKKTGG; encoded by the coding sequence ATGATCCGCCTGCTTGAACCAGCCGCCCAGGAATTGGATCAAGCCATTACTTGGTACAATGCCCAGGCTCCGGGTCTTGGAGATGTTTTCTTGATCGAGGTTACCAAGGTGTTCGGGCTTATCGAGAGGAATCCCGAAGCATGGCATCCCTTAAGCGAAAGCGCGCGGCGATATCGTATGGCACGCTTTCCCTACGGAATCATTTACACAACCGATAGAAATGACCTCTTGGTGCTTGCTGTGGCTCATCTGCATCGCCAACCCAATTATTGGCGTGACCGCAAAAAGAAAACAGGTGGTTGA
- a CDS encoding addiction module protein, with product MTNSTKTLLSEVRNLPPEERVKLVEQILETLDASDPSLDAVWSKEAEDRLTSYQRGEIGAVPLSEVLAKYPKA from the coding sequence ATGACAAATAGTACAAAAACTTTATTATCGGAAGTTAGGAACCTTCCACCTGAGGAACGAGTGAAATTGGTTGAACAAATTCTTGAAACTCTGGACGCATCCGATCCCTCCCTTGATGCCGTATGGAGCAAAGAAGCCGAAGACCGGTTGACCTCTTACCAGAGGGGTGAAATTGGTGCCGTACCTCTATCAGAAGTGCTCGCAAAATATCCGAAAGCATAA
- a CDS encoding site-specific integrase yields MATFRKRSGSWQALVKKKGFGQIARTFDTKAAAEAWAKVTESEMTRGVFVTRKESENTTLDEALGRYEREVTPSKKGRVQELSRLRILKNSFLANRSLASIQGKDIARYRDDRLKDVSEATLRRELTILSQVFKVAMKEWGMAGLANPVDAIRLPSGRGEVRDRRLLPGELDRICESSESPILPSIARLAIETGMRQAEIAGMTWELVDLKKRTVTLLDTKNGEKRIVPLSMEAVRILSGLPRRIDEKVWGVQSHAVSVAWRRAVSRARAVYEKKCQAKGEDPDPSFLADLTFHDLRHEATSRFFEKGFNPMQVSAITGHKTLQMLKRYTHLKAEDLAKLLDG; encoded by the coding sequence ATGGCTACATTTCGCAAGCGTTCCGGATCCTGGCAAGCTTTGGTCAAAAAAAAGGGGTTCGGTCAGATCGCCCGGACATTCGACACAAAAGCCGCCGCCGAAGCGTGGGCAAAGGTGACGGAATCGGAGATGACAAGAGGGGTTTTTGTCACTCGGAAAGAGTCCGAAAATACGACACTTGACGAGGCACTTGGCAGATACGAGCGGGAAGTGACCCCTTCAAAAAAGGGAAGGGTCCAGGAGTTGAGCAGGCTCCGAATCCTCAAGAACTCCTTTCTCGCAAATCGCTCTCTGGCTTCTATTCAAGGGAAAGACATTGCAAGGTACAGGGATGACCGGCTTAAAGATGTCTCTGAAGCAACCCTCCGAAGAGAACTTACGATCCTCTCGCAGGTCTTCAAAGTTGCTATGAAGGAATGGGGCATGGCCGGGCTGGCAAATCCGGTTGACGCGATACGGCTCCCCTCTGGAAGGGGAGAGGTCCGGGACCGACGGCTTCTTCCCGGAGAGCTGGACCGGATCTGTGAATCCTCCGAGTCACCGATTCTCCCGTCCATCGCCCGGCTGGCAATTGAAACGGGCATGAGACAGGCGGAGATTGCCGGAATGACTTGGGAACTGGTGGACCTAAAAAAAAGGACCGTGACCCTTCTGGATACAAAGAACGGGGAAAAGCGGATTGTTCCACTTTCAATGGAAGCCGTGCGAATCCTGTCTGGTTTGCCCCGGCGAATCGACGAGAAGGTGTGGGGGGTCCAGTCTCATGCCGTTTCCGTAGCTTGGCGTCGGGCTGTCTCCCGCGCACGGGCGGTCTACGAGAAAAAGTGCCAGGCAAAAGGAGAAGATCCGGATCCGTCCTTCTTGGCCGATCTCACCTTTCACGATCTCCGGCACGAAGCCACCAGCCGGTTCTTCGAAAAGGGGTTCAATCCGATGCAGGTGTCCGCGATTACCGGGCACAAGACATTGCAGATGTTGAAGCGATATACTCATCTGAAGGCCGAGGATTTGGCGAAATTATTGGATGGATGA
- a CDS encoding TonB-dependent receptor, whose product MFLKPQRVAWTMMASATLSLATQTGWAADATPGTPGPASQPASQSMQAPAVLYGTIRSQKDRKPLANVPILLQNQDTKATVQKTSDGQGSFIFSDLPAGDYVIEVGGGNFSLQHKEGLLKPGTVGQLDFAVNPLSTGSSELVGRTYEGHGDHKIPVAAKLAVKNTKTGEIYSLTSDSQGAFDLKNIPSGDYLVQAIKRGYVPYSAQVAVNGKVQSDIRLHINRTAQANINANENKKIKDTTGAITVVDHKTFETWQTTGIGFALSNQPGINYYSRSGANGVTGGMNYFTCRGYSTGGSNTAPSGGANIEFTVEGVPFNENQDGGMVYDLNLFNIDIASVDIQRGVTTSANLYNYASGCTVNIHLMQPTQDPYSQITYGMGSYGQYYTSFISNTGINDKLGIGAYNDLSIINQQGFQDFTSLQEYQDYANVSKYLENGKVSLMFTGAYKNYDRGASTSLQNFQQFGPSYNGMPNGENASFPSGQYAPDSPYYKEWISQRYMITLQGEDQLNSTVSVKNNAFAYLVPYGVIQVPTGILGSPVAGASGTAFQNISPDYGGICSGTSPTTACANPFNFTYIQGQGFKVGDIAETAIQTFNGNKVHLGMRLSYNNTLYGNEPIGTPNITGNAGGSNMLTTIGGYLEDHYRPDDDWLVSAGFRVMAINEQYSNSLMSGAQTITNGANGGNAVYQANAGEAYVVPLPHVGVNWYPSKHWKVYANAGQSFSAPSIQFFELSPGAGTINVKPEIVNDLEVGARYSTDKGFVAFDVYNDYINNMFTTSLQTLPSGVTNVLPDSAGLAEMRGFEAEFKRELPAGFSIDGSFSTVDAYFVSAQYNAGTNQVFSNSGDSIPFVPNILGNLDLNYARGNWHFTINERYTGMMNVINTSGGPLCGGGSPVCSNIQENSPGYWATNILVAYDLPKTSWYKKAQLFFNAFNLLNTNYYEPAGLVNGANNANVLMVYPGEPINVFGGITTTF is encoded by the coding sequence ATGTTCTTGAAACCCCAACGGGTCGCCTGGACGATGATGGCCAGCGCAACCCTTTCTCTTGCGACACAGACCGGCTGGGCGGCCGACGCAACCCCGGGAACACCGGGACCGGCTTCCCAACCGGCCTCGCAATCCATGCAGGCTCCGGCTGTCCTTTATGGAACCATTCGCTCCCAGAAAGACCGGAAACCTCTCGCAAACGTCCCCATTCTCCTGCAAAACCAGGACACGAAAGCCACCGTCCAGAAAACAAGCGACGGGCAGGGATCCTTCATTTTCTCCGATCTTCCGGCCGGAGACTATGTGATTGAAGTCGGAGGCGGAAATTTCTCTCTCCAGCACAAGGAAGGCCTCCTGAAGCCGGGAACCGTCGGGCAGCTCGACTTCGCCGTGAATCCCCTTTCGACCGGTTCTTCCGAACTTGTGGGTCGAACCTACGAGGGCCACGGCGACCACAAAATCCCGGTGGCAGCCAAGCTCGCCGTGAAGAACACAAAAACGGGAGAAATCTACAGTCTGACCTCCGACAGCCAGGGCGCATTCGACCTGAAGAACATCCCGTCGGGAGACTATCTGGTTCAGGCCATCAAACGAGGTTATGTGCCCTATTCGGCCCAGGTGGCGGTCAACGGAAAAGTCCAGTCGGACATTCGCCTCCATATCAACCGGACGGCCCAGGCCAATATCAATGCCAATGAAAACAAGAAAATCAAGGACACGACCGGCGCCATCACCGTGGTCGACCACAAGACCTTTGAAACCTGGCAGACCACCGGGATCGGGTTTGCCCTGTCCAACCAGCCCGGCATCAACTACTATTCCCGGTCCGGTGCCAACGGCGTGACAGGCGGCATGAACTACTTCACCTGCCGGGGATACAGCACCGGCGGATCCAACACCGCCCCGTCCGGCGGAGCAAATATCGAGTTCACGGTCGAAGGTGTGCCGTTCAACGAGAACCAGGACGGGGGAATGGTCTACGACCTGAACCTGTTCAACATCGATATCGCCTCCGTCGACATCCAGAGAGGTGTGACCACGTCGGCCAATCTCTACAACTACGCCTCCGGCTGTACGGTCAACATCCATCTGATGCAGCCGACCCAGGACCCCTATTCCCAGATCACCTATGGCATGGGTTCCTATGGACAGTACTACACCTCCTTTATCTCCAACACCGGGATCAACGACAAGCTTGGCATCGGTGCCTACAACGACCTGTCTATCATCAACCAGCAGGGATTCCAGGACTTCACCAGCCTCCAGGAGTACCAGGACTATGCCAACGTGTCCAAATACCTGGAGAACGGAAAAGTCAGCCTGATGTTCACCGGGGCCTACAAGAACTATGACCGGGGAGCGTCCACGTCGCTCCAGAACTTCCAGCAGTTCGGACCCAGCTACAACGGAATGCCGAACGGAGAAAACGCCTCGTTTCCATCCGGGCAGTACGCTCCGGATTCTCCCTATTACAAGGAGTGGATTTCCCAGCGCTACATGATCACTCTCCAGGGGGAAGACCAGTTGAACAGCACCGTGTCCGTCAAGAACAACGCCTTCGCCTATCTGGTGCCCTATGGCGTCATCCAGGTGCCGACGGGAATTCTCGGGTCCCCTGTCGCCGGGGCATCCGGAACGGCCTTCCAGAACATCTCCCCGGACTATGGCGGAATCTGTTCAGGAACGTCTCCAACCACAGCCTGCGCCAATCCCTTCAACTTTACCTACATCCAAGGCCAGGGATTCAAGGTGGGGGACATCGCCGAAACCGCCATCCAGACCTTTAACGGAAACAAGGTCCATCTGGGCATGCGGCTGTCCTACAACAACACCCTTTACGGGAACGAACCGATCGGGACACCCAACATCACCGGGAACGCCGGCGGCTCCAACATGCTGACCACCATCGGCGGCTATCTGGAAGACCATTACCGTCCCGACGACGACTGGCTCGTGAGTGCAGGATTCCGGGTCATGGCAATCAACGAACAGTATTCCAACTCCCTCATGTCGGGAGCGCAGACCATCACCAACGGTGCCAATGGCGGAAACGCCGTTTACCAGGCCAATGCCGGGGAAGCCTATGTGGTGCCGCTTCCGCACGTGGGTGTCAACTGGTACCCGTCAAAACACTGGAAAGTGTATGCCAATGCCGGGCAATCTTTCTCCGCCCCCAGCATCCAGTTTTTCGAGCTTTCCCCGGGAGCCGGAACAATCAATGTCAAACCGGAAATCGTCAACGACCTTGAAGTGGGCGCCCGCTATTCCACGGACAAGGGGTTCGTGGCCTTCGATGTCTACAACGATTACATCAACAACATGTTCACCACCTCCCTGCAAACACTTCCGTCCGGTGTGACCAATGTTCTTCCCGACTCGGCAGGACTGGCGGAAATGCGCGGATTCGAGGCGGAATTCAAACGGGAACTGCCGGCAGGCTTCAGCATCGACGGCAGTTTTTCCACGGTCGACGCCTATTTTGTCAGCGCCCAGTACAATGCCGGAACCAATCAGGTTTTCAGCAACTCCGGAGATTCCATTCCCTTTGTCCCGAATATCCTGGGGAACCTCGACCTGAACTATGCCAGGGGGAACTGGCATTTCACCATTAACGAACGCTACACGGGCATGATGAACGTGATCAATACATCCGGAGGTCCCCTGTGCGGGGGAGGCAGTCCTGTCTGTTCCAATATCCAGGAAAACTCCCCCGGATACTGGGCGACAAACATTCTTGTCGCCTATGATCTCCCGAAAACGAGCTGGTACAAGAAAGCGCAGCTTTTCTTCAATGCCTTCAATCTGCTGAACACCAACTACTATGAACCGGCAGGCCTGGTCAACGGGGCAAACAATGCCAACGTACTCATGGTCTACCCCGGCGAACCGATCAATGTCTTCGGAGGCATTACAACAACGTTTTAA
- a CDS encoding MotA/TolQ/ExbB proton channel family protein — translation MNLLEYLLRGGPIMYLLLPMSAIALAVITERLVYIRREKIGTFRILAILRKGALGEQGIGDVRKLLEDSNKKHLIVGKILSLFLDRKISEGDIEHLVEAEALLEEKRLKEWMWILDTTITMAPLLGLLGTIMGIISSFHVMSISGLGKPAQITGGVAEALIATATGLVIAIISLGFYNMLNTQIREIRNGIESSARLLFHLQEHLTRSDTSRSVSGSAPQAGFHAQGQPELNLR, via the coding sequence ATGAATTTACTGGAGTATCTGCTGCGGGGCGGACCGATCATGTATCTCCTGCTCCCCATGTCCGCGATCGCGCTCGCGGTGATCACCGAACGGCTGGTGTACATCCGCCGGGAAAAAATCGGAACTTTCCGGATCCTGGCGATCCTCCGGAAAGGCGCCCTGGGAGAGCAAGGCATTGGAGACGTAAGAAAGCTCCTCGAAGATTCGAACAAAAAACACCTGATCGTCGGAAAGATCCTTTCGCTTTTCCTGGACAGGAAGATTTCCGAAGGCGACATCGAGCACCTGGTCGAAGCGGAAGCCCTGCTCGAAGAAAAACGTCTGAAAGAATGGATGTGGATTCTCGACACGACCATCACGATGGCCCCCCTTCTGGGGCTCCTGGGAACCATCATGGGCATCATCTCGTCGTTCCATGTCATGTCGATCTCCGGCCTCGGAAAGCCCGCCCAGATCACCGGCGGGGTCGCCGAAGCCCTGATCGCCACCGCGACGGGACTGGTGATCGCCATCATTTCCCTGGGTTTCTACAACATGCTGAATACCCAGATCCGGGAGATCCGGAACGGCATCGAGTCGTCCGCCCGTCTCCTCTTTCACCTGCAGGAACACCTGACCCGGTCGGACACCTCCCGATCCGTTTCCGGATCGGCGCCCCAGGCCGGCTTCCATGCCCAGGGACAACCGGAACTGAACCTGAGGTAA
- a CDS encoding ExbD/TolR family protein has protein sequence MKLFADNGEEERARIELIPMIDIMFFLLVVFIFISISLIKLNGVSLNLPKASSMPIQKKPQILNISIDKDGKLYVDKTPVNREALQDILEKIVAQGLQNKEQIIVSGDKESRLQRLVDVMDLCNRMGFSNLSIRTDDKP, from the coding sequence ATGAAACTGTTTGCAGACAACGGCGAAGAAGAACGGGCGCGGATCGAACTGATCCCGATGATCGACATCATGTTCTTTCTTCTGGTCGTCTTTATCTTCATCTCGATTTCCCTGATCAAACTGAACGGGGTCAGCCTGAACCTGCCCAAGGCCTCGTCGATGCCGATCCAGAAGAAACCCCAGATCCTGAACATTTCGATCGACAAGGACGGAAAGCTCTACGTCGACAAGACGCCGGTGAACCGGGAAGCCCTGCAGGACATCCTGGAGAAGATCGTGGCGCAGGGTCTCCAGAACAAGGAGCAGATCATCGTCAGCGGAGACAAGGAATCCCGTCTCCAGCGCCTCGTCGACGTGATGGACCTTTGCAATCGCATGGGCTTTTCCAACCTTTCCATCCGGACGGACGACAAACCATGA
- a CDS encoding TonB family protein, translated as MKSLALEHPMARFSTLVLLALLVEAGILLLVQVHPETVWTPPRHKTIRIALLHPPVPPKKPVPKPARPKPHHVVKRVTKPVPPKAAVLPKATAVSQNLLTASAGNTVSLGWGAAKPEQGKPSDYTPPRLLTKVDTSRLYTPRMRDTEEEGDVVILVWIGEHGKLLRYKVLVPSVYQDINTVTQNLLKTLRFDPATYKGTPVKGQFQLNFRFRIRNS; from the coding sequence ATGAAATCCCTCGCCCTCGAACATCCGATGGCCCGGTTTTCCACGCTTGTCCTTCTCGCTCTGCTCGTGGAAGCGGGCATTCTGCTCCTCGTTCAGGTGCATCCGGAGACTGTCTGGACACCTCCGCGGCACAAAACCATCCGGATCGCTCTTCTTCACCCACCGGTGCCGCCCAAAAAACCCGTCCCGAAACCGGCCAGGCCCAAACCCCATCACGTGGTGAAACGGGTCACGAAGCCCGTACCGCCCAAAGCCGCCGTCCTTCCCAAAGCGACTGCCGTTTCCCAAAATCTTCTGACGGCATCCGCCGGAAATACGGTCTCGCTCGGATGGGGCGCCGCCAAACCCGAGCAGGGAAAGCCGTCGGACTACACCCCGCCCCGCCTTCTCACAAAGGTCGACACATCGAGACTTTACACGCCCCGGATGCGCGACACGGAGGAAGAAGGGGACGTCGTGATTCTGGTGTGGATCGGAGAGCACGGAAAACTGCTCCGGTATAAGGTTCTGGTCCCTTCTGTCTACCAGGATATCAACACGGTGACACAGAACCTCCTGAAGACTCTTCGCTTTGATCCGGCAACCTACAAGGGGACACCGGTCAAAGGCCAGTTTCAGCTGAACTTCCGCTTCCGGATCCGGAATTCCTGA
- a CDS encoding response regulator transcription factor: protein MTPAISGQTLILIVDCDPKITSVLQNLLERERYQVVTARDASEGLWAFRKIALTDRSILAVVDMSLPSRTGLEICRVIRSSPRGQKTPILALSGPEGADLKIQTLTEGAADDFLEKPFNPREFLVRIGVLLRRYYREEFRGLRFVFGPLTFDSDRMELRLSGKEILLTPIEYRIMHYLILHQGFLIRKEDLSAALWSPDAMVEEDNLKVHICSIRKKLGDPAKASRFIETVRGFGYRFRKHWQEAPPPEKDAP from the coding sequence ATGACGCCGGCCATCTCCGGACAGACGCTCATTCTGATCGTCGACTGCGATCCGAAAATCACAAGCGTCCTGCAAAACCTTCTGGAACGGGAACGCTACCAGGTCGTGACGGCCAGAGATGCCAGCGAAGGCCTCTGGGCCTTTCGGAAAATCGCCCTGACAGACCGGTCGATTCTGGCCGTCGTCGACATGTCCCTGCCCTCCCGCACCGGACTGGAAATCTGCCGGGTCATCCGGTCGTCCCCCCGGGGGCAAAAGACCCCGATCCTGGCCCTCTCGGGTCCGGAAGGCGCGGATCTCAAAATCCAGACCCTCACCGAAGGGGCCGCCGACGACTTTCTCGAAAAGCCGTTCAACCCCCGGGAGTTTCTTGTGCGGATCGGGGTGTTGCTCCGTCGGTATTACCGGGAAGAATTCCGGGGACTACGCTTCGTCTTTGGACCCCTGACATTCGACTCCGACCGGATGGAACTTCGTCTTTCGGGAAAGGAAATCTTGCTCACCCCGATCGAATATCGCATCATGCATTACCTGATCCTGCACCAGGGATTTCTCATCCGGAAAGAAGATCTGTCCGCCGCCTTATGGAGCCCGGACGCCATGGTCGAGGAAGACAATCTGAAAGTGCACATCTGTTCCATCCGGAAAAAGCTCGGGGATCCCGCGAAGGCCTCCCGGTTCATCGAAACCGTCCGGGGGTTCGGGTACCGTTTCCGGAAACACTGGCAGGAGGCCCCTCCTCCGGAAAAAGACGCGCCATGA
- a CDS encoding YncE family protein, with protein sequence MIRFRACRIVFAGIAVLGIVPVLFSNFLFARGDSRNDTGGWTTVATVPLPGPPGRFDYQSLDPRTGYLYIAGMGSDSLLVFNTRKNHLVADLPGFPHAHGVLVLPELHRAYVTVSPEGHFRKGHLAVVDTDSFRTIAMIPTGLHPDGLDRDPSTRRLFVSNEWGKSLTVIDLRTNHAIGTVPLGGEVGNTRLDPSTGQIVSLVQSTGDLVEINPATLKIVRRIPLPCEWPHSLYILVRPHRAFVGCEKDARLLSVNLDNEKISPRLSTGGKPDVLTWDPEDRRLFVASESGIVSVYREQAGTLSEISHRFLGKAAHTILFDPGNRLLYLPLENSGGRPVLRILDWREDGPGPVKSVVPGQSPSP encoded by the coding sequence ATGATCCGTTTCAGGGCATGCCGGATTGTTTTTGCCGGGATCGCCGTTCTGGGGATCGTTCCTGTCCTCTTCAGCAACTTCCTTTTTGCCCGGGGTGACTCCCGGAACGACACCGGGGGATGGACCACCGTCGCCACCGTTCCTCTCCCCGGACCGCCCGGGCGATTCGATTACCAGAGTCTGGACCCCCGCACGGGCTATCTCTATATTGCCGGGATGGGGAGCGACAGCCTTCTCGTCTTCAATACCCGAAAAAACCACCTTGTCGCCGACCTTCCCGGTTTTCCCCACGCCCACGGGGTTCTCGTCCTCCCCGAGCTTCACCGGGCCTATGTGACCGTGTCTCCCGAAGGACATTTCCGGAAGGGACATCTGGCCGTCGTCGACACAGATTCCTTCCGGACGATCGCGATGATCCCGACCGGTCTTCATCCCGACGGACTCGACCGGGATCCTTCCACCCGCCGTCTCTTTGTTTCGAACGAATGGGGAAAGAGCCTCACCGTGATCGATCTCCGGACCAACCATGCGATCGGAACCGTTCCCCTCGGAGGAGAAGTCGGCAACACCCGCCTGGACCCTTCGACCGGACAAATCGTTTCCCTCGTCCAGAGCACGGGGGACCTGGTCGAAATCAATCCGGCCACGCTCAAGATCGTCCGCCGGATCCCGCTTCCCTGCGAATGGCCGCACAGCCTCTACATCCTTGTCCGCCCCCACCGGGCTTTTGTGGGCTGCGAAAAAGACGCCCGCCTCCTGTCCGTCAACCTGGACAATGAAAAAATTTCTCCGCGGCTGTCGACCGGCGGAAAACCCGATGTCCTGACCTGGGATCCCGAAGACCGGAGACTTTTTGTCGCCTCGGAATCCGGGATAGTCTCGGTCTACCGGGAACAGGCCGGAACGCTCTCGGAAATCTCTCACCGATTTCTGGGAAAGGCGGCCCACACAATCCTGTTCGATCCCGGGAACCGTCTGCTGTACCTCCCGCTGGAAAATTCGGGCGGCCGACCCGTTCTCCGGATTCTTGACTGGAGGGAAGACGGGCCCGGTCCGGTGAAGTCAGTCGTCCCGGGACAATCCCCCTCTCCGTAA
- the recD gene encoding exodeoxyribonuclease V subunit alpha has translation MKDLPEDFSAWCDREREAGRMADIDRGLLILTRRGQPQTGSEEETLLVLLMVAILSRARRDGHVLIDLDEVQHHPWVLSWKNRLPDPSRWEAILDAHPLVTGPGEGPSPFLYANRCLYFSALYRQESFLARSIRERLSLGAREPDARDQEILRLASGGVEDRRRLLEGALFRPFFLLTGGPGTGKTYTSAEILKVWKILRPEAHLVVATPTGKAARRFREALSLPEVDVLTLHRLLGISPGGASPGEDRPLVQDLVLVDECSMVDLSLMARLFRALSPETSVILVGDPDQLSSVGPGSVFGDLALAMSVEQKTRPEISRAFQVLTRNYRQDSWDDFGRLAEGVRQGDAGTVLEILASGEKSGPIRWIEPRTGAIREIGKTLIEAWLPVVESRSAEEAWEKLGQFALLGAVREGPLGTRTVNRLLRNHFENRSGCYRRFVPVIVTENSVESGFMNGDPGLLEMEGNTAIRAFFQGPGQTMRVASPLLMPAWEEAFALTVHKSQGSEFDHVTVLLGSESNALLSRSLLYTAVTRARKRLTVYASRGVLREALSNAGGRSTGLFQALLATGRKESAPG, from the coding sequence ATGAAGGATTTGCCGGAGGACTTTTCAGCCTGGTGTGATCGGGAACGGGAGGCCGGGCGCATGGCGGACATCGACCGGGGGCTTCTGATTTTGACGCGACGGGGTCAGCCCCAAACCGGCTCCGAAGAGGAGACCCTCCTGGTCCTTCTGATGGTGGCGATTCTGTCGCGGGCCCGGAGGGATGGTCATGTCCTGATCGATCTGGACGAGGTCCAACACCACCCCTGGGTGCTTTCCTGGAAAAATCGCCTCCCGGACCCGTCCCGATGGGAGGCGATTCTGGATGCCCACCCCCTGGTGACAGGTCCCGGCGAAGGGCCTTCGCCGTTTCTGTATGCGAACCGGTGCCTGTATTTTTCTGCCCTTTACCGGCAAGAATCCTTTCTTGCCCGGTCCATTCGGGAACGATTGTCCCTCGGGGCCCGGGAGCCGGATGCCCGGGATCAGGAGATTCTCCGCCTGGCGTCCGGCGGGGTGGAAGACAGAAGACGACTTCTCGAAGGAGCCCTGTTCCGGCCATTTTTTCTGTTGACGGGGGGGCCGGGAACGGGAAAAACGTACACGAGCGCGGAAATCCTGAAAGTCTGGAAAATTCTCCGTCCCGAAGCGCATCTGGTGGTTGCCACGCCGACGGGAAAGGCGGCCCGGCGATTCCGGGAAGCCCTGTCTCTTCCGGAGGTGGACGTTCTGACGCTGCACCGTCTTCTGGGAATCTCGCCGGGAGGAGCCTCTCCGGGGGAGGACCGCCCTCTTGTGCAGGACCTCGTGCTGGTCGACGAATGTTCCATGGTGGATCTGTCCCTGATGGCCCGTCTCTTCCGCGCCCTCTCTCCGGAAACATCGGTGATCCTGGTCGGCGATCCCGACCAGCTTTCGAGCGTCGGTCCCGGCTCGGTGTTCGGGGATCTGGCCCTGGCGATGAGCGTAGAACAAAAGACCCGTCCGGAGATTTCCCGGGCCTTTCAGGTGCTGACCCGGAATTACCGGCAGGACAGCTGGGACGATTTCGGCCGTCTGGCCGAAGGGGTCCGGCAGGGCGATGCCGGAACGGTTCTCGAGATTCTTGCTTCCGGTGAAAAGTCGGGCCCCATCCGGTGGATCGAGCCCCGGACAGGCGCGATCCGGGAGATCGGAAAAACCCTGATCGAAGCCTGGCTTCCTGTCGTGGAGAGCCGCTCTGCCGAAGAAGCCTGGGAGAAGCTGGGACAGTTCGCCCTGTTGGGTGCCGTTCGGGAAGGGCCTTTGGGGACGCGGACGGTGAACCGCCTCCTCCGGAACCATTTTGAAAACAGGTCCGGATGTTACCGGAGGTTCGTGCCGGTGATCGTGACCGAAAATTCGGTGGAGTCGGGATTCATGAACGGGGATCCGGGTCTTCTGGAAATGGAGGGAAACACCGCCATCCGCGCCTTTTTTCAGGGGCCCGGGCAGACGATGAGGGTCGCTTCCCCCCTGCTGATGCCGGCATGGGAGGAGGCATTCGCCCTGACCGTGCATAAAAGTCAGGGGTCCGAATTTGATCATGTGACGGTCCTTCTCGGTTCGGAGTCCAACGCCCTTCTGAGCCGGTCTCTTCTCTATACGGCCGTGACCCGGGCCCGGAAAAGGCTGACGGTCTATGCCAGCCGGGGGGTTCTCCGGGAAGCCTTGTCCAATGCCGGCGGGCGTTCAACGGGTCTTTTCCAGGCGCTTTTGGCAACGGGAAGGAAAGAGAGTGCTCCGGGATAG